One part of the Vibrio ponticus genome encodes these proteins:
- a CDS encoding YdcH family protein, protein MLGEDHSLLNEFPEHGEVIHKLSQSDLSFANDVKEYNSLDKEIRVLELRGAPIDDAEMNKLKHSRAVLKDSLYQRITPK, encoded by the coding sequence ATGTTAGGAGAAGATCATTCCCTTTTAAATGAGTTTCCAGAGCATGGAGAAGTTATTCATAAATTAAGTCAAAGTGACTTATCTTTTGCTAATGATGTAAAAGAATACAATTCGCTAGATAAAGAGATACGGGTTCTCGAGTTGCGAGGCGCGCCGATTGATGATGCAGAAATGAATAAACTGAAACACAGTAGGGCAGTTCTGAAAGACTCACTCTACCAGCGAATAACTCCTAAATAG
- the tkt gene encoding transketolase: MDRKHLANAIRALSMDGVQQANSGHPGAPMGMADIAEVLWRSHLNHNPANPEWADRDRFVLSNGHGSMLIYSLLHLSGYELSIDDLKNFRQLHSKTPGHPEYGYAPGIETTTGPLGQGITNAVGMAMAEKALAAQFNKEGHDIVDHHTYVFMGDGCLMEGISHEACSLAGTLGLGKLIAFWDDNGISIDGHVEGWFSDDTPKRFEAYGWHVIPAVDGHDAEAINAAIIAAKADPRPTLICTKTIIGFGSPNKSGSHDCHGAPLGAEEIAAAREFLGWEHPAFEIPADVYSQWDAKAAGADKEAAWNAKFDAYAAAYPAEAAELKRRINGELPAEWEEKASQIIADLQANPANIASRKASQNALEAFGQMLPEFMGGSADLAPSNLTMWSGSKSLEANDFSGNYIHYGVREFGMTAIMNGIALHGGFVPYGATFLMFMEYARNAMRMAALMKIQNIQVYTHDSIGLGEDGPTHQPVEQIASLRLTPNMSTWRPCDQVESAVAWKLAIERKDGPSALIFSRQNLAQQPRSAEQVADIAKGGYILKDCAGKPELILIATGSEVELAVKAAEELTAAGKAVRVVSMPATDAFDKQDAAYRESVLPSDVTARIAIEAGIADFWYKYVGFDGRIIGMTTFGESAPADQLFEMFGFTVENVINTAEELLA, encoded by the coding sequence ATGGATCGTAAACATTTAGCTAATGCAATCCGTGCGCTAAGCATGGACGGTGTACAACAAGCAAACTCTGGTCACCCAGGCGCACCTATGGGTATGGCGGACATCGCTGAAGTTCTTTGGCGCTCTCACCTAAACCATAACCCAGCAAACCCAGAATGGGCTGATCGCGACCGTTTCGTGCTGTCTAACGGTCACGGCTCAATGCTAATTTACTCACTACTACACCTAAGTGGTTACGAGCTATCTATTGACGATCTGAAAAACTTCCGTCAATTGCACTCTAAGACGCCAGGTCACCCTGAGTATGGTTACGCACCAGGTATCGAAACAACCACGGGTCCTCTAGGTCAAGGCATCACCAACGCAGTTGGTATGGCAATGGCTGAAAAAGCACTGGCTGCTCAGTTCAATAAAGAAGGTCACGACATTGTTGACCACCATACTTACGTGTTCATGGGTGACGGCTGTCTAATGGAAGGTATCTCGCATGAGGCATGTTCTCTAGCAGGTACACTTGGTCTTGGTAAGCTAATCGCATTCTGGGATGACAACGGTATCTCTATCGATGGTCACGTAGAAGGTTGGTTCTCAGATGATACACCGAAACGCTTTGAAGCGTACGGCTGGCACGTAATCCCAGCGGTTGATGGTCACGATGCAGAAGCGATCAATGCTGCAATCATCGCTGCGAAAGCAGACCCACGCCCAACGTTAATCTGTACTAAAACCATCATCGGTTTTGGCTCGCCAAACAAATCAGGTTCACACGACTGCCACGGTGCACCACTAGGCGCAGAAGAAATCGCAGCAGCGCGCGAATTCCTAGGTTGGGAACACCCAGCATTTGAAATCCCAGCTGACGTATACTCGCAATGGGATGCAAAAGCAGCAGGCGCTGACAAAGAAGCGGCTTGGAACGCAAAATTTGACGCGTACGCAGCGGCATACCCTGCAGAAGCGGCAGAGCTTAAGCGTCGTATCAACGGCGAACTGCCTGCTGAGTGGGAAGAGAAAGCAAGCCAAATCATTGCTGACCTTCAAGCAAACCCTGCGAATATCGCATCACGTAAAGCATCGCAAAATGCACTAGAAGCATTTGGTCAAATGCTACCAGAATTTATGGGCGGCTCTGCTGACCTAGCGCCTTCTAACCTAACCATGTGGTCGGGTTCTAAGTCTCTAGAAGCAAACGACTTCTCTGGTAACTACATTCACTACGGCGTACGTGAATTCGGTATGACCGCGATCATGAACGGTATCGCGCTACACGGCGGTTTTGTTCCTTACGGTGCAACCTTCCTAATGTTCATGGAATACGCACGTAACGCAATGCGCATGGCTGCTCTGATGAAAATTCAGAACATCCAAGTTTACACGCACGACTCTATCGGTCTTGGCGAAGACGGTCCAACTCACCAACCGGTTGAGCAAATCGCGTCTCTACGTCTAACACCAAACATGAGCACATGGCGTCCATGTGACCAAGTTGAGTCAGCAGTAGCTTGGAAACTGGCGATTGAGCGTAAAGATGGTCCATCAGCACTGATCTTCTCACGTCAAAACCTAGCGCAGCAACCACGCTCTGCTGAGCAAGTGGCTGACATCGCTAAGGGTGGTTACATCCTTAAAGATTGCGCAGGCAAACCTGAGCTAATCCTAATCGCAACAGGTTCTGAAGTTGAACTTGCAGTGAAAGCGGCAGAAGAGCTAACAGCAGCGGGTAAAGCAGTACGCGTTGTATCTATGCCTGCTACTGATGCATTTGATAAGCAAGACGCCGCTTACCGTGAGTCAGTACTGCCATCAGATGTGACTGCACGTATCGCAATTGAAGCCGGTATTGCTGACTTCTGGTACAAGTACGTTGGCTTTGATGGTCGCATCATCGGTATGACTACCTTTGGTGAGTCAGCACCAGCTGACCAGCTGTTTGAAATGTTTGGCTTCACAGTAGAAAACGTTATCAACACCGCCGAAGAATTACTCGCGTAA
- the tal gene encoding transaldolase produces MSNKLEQLRKLTTVVADTGEIDAIKKYQPEDATTNPSLILKAAQIAEYAPLIDQAIAYAKTQSSDKAQQVQDACDMLAVNIGKEILTTIPGRISTEVDARLSYDTEASVAKARQLIKMYNDAGITNDRILIKLASTWEGIRAAEILEKEGINCNLTLLFSFAQARACAEAGVFLISPFVGRIMDWYKAKEGRDFEAQEDPGVLSVTTIYNYYKEYGYNTVVMGASFRNIGEILELAGCDRLTIAPALLAELEAAEGEVVEKLIDSKGASERPAAMTHAEFLWDHNQDAMAVEKLAEGIRNFAVDQGKLEEMIAAKL; encoded by the coding sequence ATGAGCAATAAATTAGAGCAACTTCGTAAGCTAACCACAGTTGTTGCAGATACTGGCGAAATTGACGCAATTAAAAAGTACCAGCCAGAAGATGCGACAACCAACCCATCTCTAATTCTAAAAGCGGCTCAAATTGCTGAGTACGCACCACTTATCGACCAAGCTATCGCATACGCGAAAACTCAAAGTTCTGACAAAGCGCAACAAGTACAAGATGCTTGTGACATGCTTGCAGTAAATATCGGTAAAGAAATCCTGACGACTATTCCAGGTCGCATCTCTACAGAAGTAGATGCGCGTCTTTCTTACGACACCGAAGCGAGCGTTGCGAAAGCTCGCCAACTTATTAAGATGTACAACGATGCGGGTATCACTAACGATCGCATTCTGATCAAACTAGCGTCAACTTGGGAAGGTATCCGCGCGGCAGAAATCCTAGAGAAAGAAGGCATCAACTGTAACCTGACACTACTATTCTCATTTGCTCAAGCGCGTGCTTGTGCTGAAGCCGGCGTATTCCTAATTTCTCCTTTCGTCGGTCGCATCATGGACTGGTACAAAGCGAAAGAAGGTCGTGATTTCGAAGCACAAGAAGATCCAGGCGTACTATCTGTAACCACTATCTACAACTACTACAAAGAATACGGCTACAACACGGTTGTAATGGGTGCAAGCTTCCGTAACATCGGCGAAATTCTTGAACTTGCTGGCTGTGACCGTCTAACTATTGCCCCTGCGCTTCTTGCTGAACTAGAAGCGGCTGAAGGCGAAGTGGTTGAGAAACTGATTGACTCTAAAGGCGCATCAGAGCGTCCAGCGGCAATGACTCACGCTGAATTCCTATGGGACCACAACCAAGATGCAATGGCAGTTGAGAAACTGGCAGAAGGCATCCGCAACTTCGCGGTAGACCAAGGCAAACTTGAAGAGATGATCGCAGCTAAGCTGTAA
- a CDS encoding sugar-binding transcriptional regulator — protein sequence MANINQDSSLDSTDLLTEISVAYYQDGATQEEISKKFSISRAKVGRLLKQARDEGIVEITVKYHPVFSAKIEQRLIDRFGVKRALVALDQPSEEQQRLQVAGLVSKYLASTLQNGTVMTVGQGRNVSAVAHHVGVIPQKDVKFVCGIGGIHPRGGMFNADHICRQFAKSYGGSSETLYAPAYAENREQKLAFMQNATVKQTLDLARKADVALVGIGDMSENSYMVDLGWFTADEVVQSRMLQGVVGDFAGYDFFDIHGVAASTVMSDRVIGLGIDEFKSISEVIAIAAENSKPLALLGALRTGAIDVIATSVSNALTVLNLDEQIADSKLS from the coding sequence ATGGCGAACATTAACCAAGACAGTTCCTTAGATAGCACTGACTTGCTTACCGAAATCTCGGTGGCTTACTACCAAGATGGTGCAACGCAAGAAGAGATCTCAAAGAAGTTTTCAATTTCTCGAGCCAAAGTAGGGCGACTGCTCAAACAAGCTCGCGATGAAGGTATTGTCGAAATTACTGTGAAATATCACCCGGTATTTAGCGCTAAGATTGAACAGCGCTTGATTGATCGCTTTGGTGTTAAGCGTGCATTGGTGGCTTTAGATCAGCCAAGCGAAGAGCAACAACGACTTCAAGTGGCAGGTTTAGTATCAAAATACCTTGCGAGTACACTACAAAATGGCACGGTAATGACGGTTGGGCAGGGAAGAAACGTGTCGGCAGTGGCGCACCATGTTGGTGTTATCCCGCAGAAAGATGTCAAATTTGTTTGTGGTATCGGTGGTATTCACCCGCGAGGCGGCATGTTTAATGCTGACCATATTTGTCGCCAATTTGCGAAGAGTTATGGCGGCAGTTCTGAAACACTTTATGCTCCCGCTTATGCGGAAAACCGCGAACAGAAACTCGCATTTATGCAAAATGCGACGGTTAAGCAAACATTAGACTTAGCACGTAAAGCCGATGTTGCTTTGGTTGGTATTGGCGACATGAGCGAGAATAGCTACATGGTGGATTTAGGATGGTTTACCGCAGACGAAGTTGTTCAGTCGCGTATGTTACAAGGCGTAGTGGGTGATTTTGCCGGTTATGACTTCTTTGATATTCACGGCGTAGCGGCATCAACGGTGATGAGTGATCGTGTGATTGGCTTGGGCATTGATGAGTTTAAATCGATTTCCGAAGTGATCGCGATAGCGGCTGAAAATAGTAAACCGCTGGCATTGCTTGGAGCACTGCGAACCGGAGCGATTGACGTGATTGCAACCAGCGTAAGTAATGCATTGACAGTGCTAAACCTAGATGAACAAATCGCAGACAGTAAGCTGTCATAA
- a CDS encoding sulfurtransferase — protein sequence MFPLITAEQLAQLKEQNAQVVILDASIEFQIPAEGEKDKINKIPGALRFDYDKVFCDQNSPLPHMMPTQTHFNQQARALGLNNESTIVVYDNSGTLAAPRAWWMLKTMGHNQVVILDGGLPAWKQAGFATTTEYAAPSAIGNFDGQLNPSGFLSAEQVLAEIDNSQSLTVDARSKARFNKEVPEPRQGVRSGHIPNSVCLPFAELIQDTRVKSVEQLQPIIESALGDKDKQFIFSCGSGVTAAILLLAAYICGYQKLSVYDGSWTEWGQRVDLPIE from the coding sequence ATGTTTCCACTCATCACCGCCGAACAATTAGCTCAGCTGAAAGAGCAAAATGCGCAAGTTGTCATCCTTGATGCAAGTATTGAATTCCAAATCCCAGCAGAAGGTGAGAAAGATAAAATAAACAAAATTCCTGGCGCACTGCGCTTTGACTATGACAAAGTGTTCTGCGACCAAAACTCACCACTGCCTCATATGATGCCGACACAAACGCATTTTAATCAACAAGCTCGCGCATTGGGTTTAAACAATGAGTCAACGATCGTGGTTTACGATAACAGCGGTACACTAGCCGCGCCGCGCGCATGGTGGATGCTCAAAACAATGGGACATAACCAAGTGGTTATTCTTGATGGTGGGCTACCAGCGTGGAAACAGGCAGGCTTTGCCACTACAACGGAATACGCAGCGCCGAGCGCAATCGGAAATTTTGACGGTCAGCTCAACCCAAGCGGCTTTTTGTCCGCAGAGCAAGTACTCGCAGAGATTGATAACAGCCAAAGCTTAACGGTCGATGCTCGCTCAAAAGCGCGCTTTAACAAAGAAGTCCCTGAGCCGCGCCAAGGTGTGCGCAGCGGTCATATTCCTAATTCCGTTTGTCTACCCTTTGCCGAGCTCATTCAAGACACTCGAGTTAAGAGCGTTGAACAGCTACAACCTATTATTGAGTCTGCGCTTGGGGATAAAGATAAGCAGTTTATTTTTAGCTGTGGTTCAGGCGTGACTGCCGCTATCTTATTACTTGCGGCGTATATTTGCGGCTATCAGAAATTATCCGTTTATGATGGCTCTTGGACTGAATGGGGACAACGCGTCGATCTCCCTATCGAATAA
- the moeB gene encoding molybdopterin-synthase adenylyltransferase MoeB, whose amino-acid sequence MEILSDQEMLRYNRQIVLKQFDFEGQEALKQASILILGAGGLGCASSQYLATAGIGKLTLIDDDIVELSNLQRQVLHHDADIGKKKVQSAAESLKLLNPFIQVDTIGRRLNDDELRVLIEAHTLVLDASDNVDTRNQLNRLCYQSKTPLVSGAAIRMEGQISVFTYQDENAPCYQCLSSLFGGGALSCVEAGVMAPVVGIIGAMQAMEAIKVIANYGTPKQGKILILDAMTMSWRDMGLMKMPNCSVCR is encoded by the coding sequence GTGGAGATCTTATCTGATCAAGAAATGCTAAGGTACAACCGTCAGATTGTACTCAAGCAGTTTGATTTCGAAGGACAAGAAGCGTTAAAGCAAGCCTCTATTTTGATTCTTGGCGCTGGCGGTCTCGGATGTGCATCGAGCCAGTATCTCGCGACTGCTGGTATTGGTAAATTGACGCTTATTGATGATGATATCGTAGAGTTATCAAACTTGCAGCGTCAGGTACTTCATCATGATGCGGATATTGGCAAAAAGAAAGTTCAATCAGCTGCAGAGTCATTAAAACTGCTTAATCCATTTATTCAAGTGGATACCATTGGTAGACGCTTAAATGATGATGAACTACGTGTACTGATTGAAGCGCACACTTTGGTGCTCGATGCTTCAGATAACGTTGATACCCGCAATCAACTCAACCGCTTATGTTACCAAAGTAAAACACCATTGGTTTCCGGTGCGGCGATTCGTATGGAAGGTCAAATTAGCGTATTTACCTACCAAGATGAAAACGCCCCTTGCTACCAATGTTTGAGTAGCCTATTTGGTGGCGGCGCTTTAAGTTGCGTTGAAGCGGGTGTAATGGCACCTGTCGTTGGCATCATCGGCGCAATGCAGGCGATGGAAGCAATTAAGGTGATTGCCAACTACGGCACACCTAAACAAGGCAAAATTTTGATCCTCGATGCGATGACAATGTCATGGCGTGACATGGGATTAATGAAGATGCCGAACTGCTCAGTATGTCGCTAA
- the moeA gene encoding molybdopterin molybdotransferase MoeA, which yields MGCCDAPGLMPIEEAMDKMLSRIKPIQTTLQLPLAEALGYVLAEDILSPIFVPPFDNSAMDGYAVRINDLAESNTLPLAGKSFAGQPFEGEWAQGTCVRIMTGAKIPEGCDAVIMQENTQVTEQGILFLQEEVKPQSNIRPTGDDIKQGDIVLPKGARLSPRDIPMIASLGVSHVVVVRKPKVAFFSTGDELKPLGEPLADGQIYDSNRYGIKPLIENFGCEPIDLGIIPDCPQTLKETFEQAQMLADVVVTSGGVSVGEADYTKDILEELGEIGFWKLAIKPGKPFAFGKLSTAWFCGLPGNPVSAVLTMYVLVQPMLAKLAGHTEWKAPESIPATTKTAFKKAPGRTDYQRGIYSLEDGKFVVETTGNQSSGAFRSMSLANCFVVLERERGRVEVGETVQIQLFNSTLY from the coding sequence ATGGGTTGCTGTGACGCTCCGGGCTTGATGCCAATCGAAGAAGCGATGGATAAAATGCTATCGCGCATTAAACCGATTCAAACTACCCTACAATTGCCGCTTGCTGAGGCGTTAGGTTATGTTTTAGCCGAAGATATTCTCTCTCCTATTTTCGTGCCACCTTTTGATAACTCTGCAATGGATGGCTACGCTGTTCGCATCAACGATCTTGCAGAGTCAAACACCCTGCCTCTTGCTGGTAAATCTTTTGCCGGACAACCGTTTGAAGGTGAATGGGCGCAAGGTACGTGCGTGCGTATCATGACGGGAGCAAAAATCCCTGAAGGTTGTGATGCGGTTATCATGCAAGAAAATACCCAGGTCACCGAGCAAGGTATTCTATTTCTGCAAGAAGAAGTCAAACCTCAGAGCAATATTCGCCCAACCGGTGATGACATTAAGCAAGGCGATATCGTATTGCCTAAAGGCGCTCGCCTGTCTCCACGCGATATCCCGATGATTGCGTCACTTGGCGTAAGCCATGTTGTGGTGGTACGTAAACCAAAAGTTGCCTTCTTCTCGACTGGTGACGAGCTTAAGCCTCTTGGTGAACCGCTGGCTGATGGTCAAATTTACGACAGCAACCGCTATGGCATTAAGCCATTGATCGAGAACTTCGGTTGTGAGCCAATTGACTTAGGCATTATTCCTGATTGCCCACAAACACTGAAAGAGACATTTGAACAAGCGCAAATGCTTGCCGATGTGGTAGTGACATCTGGTGGCGTAAGTGTTGGCGAAGCTGACTACACCAAAGATATTCTTGAAGAACTTGGTGAAATCGGCTTTTGGAAACTGGCGATTAAACCGGGTAAACCTTTTGCATTTGGTAAGCTCTCTACCGCTTGGTTCTGTGGACTGCCAGGCAACCCGGTTTCTGCGGTACTGACCATGTATGTTTTAGTGCAGCCAATGCTTGCCAAACTTGCGGGTCACACTGAATGGAAAGCGCCAGAATCGATTCCAGCCACAACCAAAACCGCGTTCAAAAAAGCGCCGGGACGTACCGATTACCAACGTGGTATCTACTCGTTAGAAGATGGCAAATTTGTGGTTGAAACCACAGGTAACCAAAGCTCTGGCGCCTTCCGTTCTATGAGCCTAGCTAACTGTTTCGTGGTTCTAGAGCGTGAACGTGGTCGTGTAGAAGTTGGCGAAACTGTCCAAATTCAACTGTTTAATTCGACGTTGTACTAG
- the folE gene encoding GTP cyclohydrolase I FolE has product MSGLSESAKLVKDALESRGLETPMVPSEFSREEKKEKIQYHMREILSLLDLDLTDDSLEETPHRIAKMYVDEIFSGLDYQNFPKITVIENKMNVSEMVRVKDITLTSTCEHHLVTIDGKAAVAYIPRGKIIGLSKINRIVRFFSQRPQVQERLTQQILVALQTLLESDDVAVTIDATHYCVKSRGVMDATSETTTTALGGIFKSNPATRAEFLHGLR; this is encoded by the coding sequence ATGTCAGGTCTTAGCGAATCAGCGAAGTTAGTAAAAGATGCGCTTGAAAGCCGTGGACTCGAGACACCTATGGTGCCGAGCGAGTTCAGTCGAGAAGAAAAAAAGGAAAAAATTCAATATCATATGAGAGAGATTTTATCTCTACTCGATCTTGACCTTACTGACGACAGTTTAGAAGAAACGCCGCATCGTATTGCGAAGATGTATGTCGATGAAATCTTCTCTGGTTTGGACTATCAAAACTTCCCGAAAATCACGGTCATTGAGAACAAAATGAATGTGAGTGAGATGGTGAGAGTTAAAGATATTACGTTGACCAGTACTTGTGAACATCACCTTGTTACTATTGATGGTAAGGCGGCAGTAGCGTATATTCCGCGCGGAAAGATTATTGGTTTGTCAAAAATTAACCGCATCGTACGCTTTTTCTCTCAACGCCCACAGGTACAAGAGCGTTTGACTCAGCAGATCTTAGTTGCTCTACAGACATTATTAGAGTCAGATGACGTAGCGGTGACTATCGATGCGACGCATTACTGCGTGAAATCTCGTGGTGTGATGGATGCAACCAGTGAAACGACAACCACTGCGCTAGGTGGGATCTTTAAATCCAACCCAGCAACACGAGCAGAATTTTTGCACGGTTTACGATAA
- the dbpA gene encoding ATP-dependent RNA helicase DbpA, with protein MTDSFKTLPLRNELLTTLDTLGYTTMTPIQAQSLPALLEGKDVIGQGKTGSGKTATFSLALLSNLNVKRFRVQSLVLCPTRELADQVAKEIRTLARGIHNIKVLTLCGGMPMGPQIGSLEHGAHILVGTPGRILDHLSKGRINLDELNTLVLDEADRMLEMGFQEALDAVIEQAPKQRQTLLFSATFPKQIEAIASRITKTPLMVKVESTHQTSTIEQSFYKLDTTQERDDALEALLLTHRPQSSVVFCNTKKEVMNVTDELTHRGFSVVELHGDMEQRERDQALTMFANKSISILVATDVAARGLDVENLDAVFNFELSRDPEVHVHRIGRTGRAGAKGQAFSFYGEKDGYRVALIEEYMDIEVSPVVAPSKPNSEPFYAEMTTIQILGGKKMKVRAGDIMGALTKQAGIDGKRIGKINIMAMVSYVAVENSVAKIALKQLQNGKMKGKAFKARIMK; from the coding sequence GTGACAGATTCATTTAAAACCCTGCCACTGAGAAACGAACTGCTGACCACACTAGACACATTGGGCTACACCACAATGACGCCAATTCAAGCTCAGAGCTTGCCTGCGTTATTGGAAGGTAAAGATGTGATTGGTCAGGGTAAAACGGGCTCAGGTAAAACCGCAACGTTTTCACTTGCACTGCTAAGCAACCTAAACGTTAAGCGTTTTCGTGTACAGTCATTGGTGCTTTGTCCAACCCGTGAACTTGCTGACCAAGTAGCGAAAGAGATCCGTACGCTTGCACGCGGTATTCATAACATCAAAGTACTGACTTTGTGTGGCGGTATGCCGATGGGACCACAAATTGGTTCACTTGAACATGGCGCGCATATTTTAGTTGGTACGCCTGGTCGTATTCTTGATCACCTAAGCAAAGGTCGCATCAATCTAGATGAGCTAAACACGCTGGTACTAGACGAAGCGGACCGCATGCTTGAAATGGGCTTCCAAGAAGCATTAGATGCGGTTATCGAGCAGGCACCGAAGCAACGCCAAACGCTGCTGTTTAGTGCAACTTTCCCTAAACAAATTGAAGCGATTGCTAGCCGCATTACCAAAACACCACTGATGGTGAAAGTAGAGTCGACCCACCAAACGTCAACCATTGAGCAGTCATTCTATAAGCTAGATACCACGCAAGAGCGTGATGACGCGTTAGAAGCTTTGCTATTAACTCACCGCCCACAATCGTCTGTAGTGTTCTGTAACACTAAGAAAGAAGTGATGAATGTAACGGATGAGCTAACTCACCGTGGCTTTAGTGTGGTTGAGCTGCATGGTGACATGGAGCAACGCGAGCGCGATCAAGCGTTAACCATGTTTGCTAACAAGAGTATCTCGATTCTAGTTGCGACTGACGTAGCAGCACGTGGTCTAGACGTTGAGAACCTAGATGCAGTATTTAACTTTGAGCTTTCTCGCGATCCAGAAGTACACGTACATCGCATTGGTCGTACTGGTCGTGCGGGTGCGAAAGGTCAAGCATTTAGCTTCTATGGCGAAAAAGACGGTTACCGTGTTGCGCTGATTGAAGAGTACATGGATATCGAAGTTAGCCCGGTAGTCGCGCCTAGCAAACCAAACAGTGAACCTTTCTACGCAGAGATGACGACGATTCAAATTCTTGGCGGTAAGAAAATGAAGGTACGTGCTGGTGATATTATGGGTGCACTGACTAAGCAAGCAGGCATTGATGGTAAGCGCATCGGTAAGATTAACATTATGGCAATGGTCTCTTACGTGGCGGTTGAAAACAGTGTAGCGAAAATTGCACTTAAACAACTGCAAAACGGTAAGATGAAAGGCAAAGCGTTTAAAGCGCGCATTATGAAATAA
- the dld gene encoding D-lactate dehydrogenase, translated as MNNQALINQFEQIVGKDNVLTQENKTEYYRSGFRSGKGKALAVLFPSTLVEQWRLLQAAVDANCIIIMQAAKTGLTEGSAPSGEDYDREVVIINITRIKTLHLIDGGKQIVSLPGVSLHQLSKQLDQVKRAPHSVIGSSSIGATVVGGIANNSGGALVKRGPAYTELALFGQVTKEGKLELVNHLGIDGLGDTPEEILANVEKGNFSPDQIQHTQAMASDREYDQRVRDVDAETPSRFNADSRRLFEASGCAGKLAVFAVRVDTYPVPDKEQLFYIGCNDPAKLTMLRRDMLSQFKNLPEMGEYMHRDIFNLAEKYGKDVFLSINHLGTDNLPKFFALKAKVETILKRIPFVSKDLPDITLYWLSKLFPQHLPKRMLEYRDKYEHHLILKMSDDGIDEAKQYLAEIWSKQQECEYFECSAEEGKKALLHRFAAAGAAIRYEAVHAKEVEDILALDIALRRNDIDWVEKLPDEITKDMVMGLYYGHFMCHVFHQDYIFKKGADTKKIKSLMLKLLTEKGAKYPAEHNVGHLYEAEKQLQAFYHSLDPTNTFNPGIGKMSKYKRNCSCCG; from the coding sequence ATGAATAACCAAGCATTGATTAACCAATTCGAACAAATTGTCGGTAAAGACAATGTCTTAACCCAAGAGAACAAGACGGAATACTATCGCTCTGGTTTTCGCTCTGGTAAAGGCAAAGCGCTCGCCGTGCTCTTCCCGTCCACGCTAGTCGAACAATGGCGCTTGCTGCAAGCTGCTGTTGATGCCAATTGTATTATCATCATGCAGGCTGCCAAAACCGGTTTAACCGAGGGTTCAGCACCAAGTGGTGAAGACTACGACCGCGAAGTGGTGATCATCAACATTACCCGAATTAAAACACTCCACCTTATTGATGGTGGTAAACAAATCGTCAGTCTACCTGGGGTGAGTTTGCACCAACTAAGTAAACAGCTCGATCAAGTTAAACGCGCGCCTCATTCGGTGATTGGCTCTTCTTCAATTGGCGCAACCGTGGTCGGCGGTATTGCCAACAACTCGGGTGGCGCATTGGTCAAACGTGGTCCAGCTTATACAGAGCTCGCCTTATTTGGGCAAGTCACCAAAGAAGGCAAACTCGAACTGGTGAATCACCTTGGCATTGATGGACTTGGTGACACGCCAGAAGAAATCCTCGCCAACGTTGAGAAAGGCAACTTTAGCCCTGATCAAATTCAGCACACACAAGCGATGGCTTCTGATCGCGAATACGATCAACGAGTACGAGATGTCGACGCTGAAACGCCTTCTCGTTTTAATGCTGATTCACGTCGACTGTTTGAAGCAAGTGGTTGTGCCGGAAAATTAGCCGTATTTGCTGTTCGCGTCGATACGTATCCTGTTCCCGACAAAGAACAGCTGTTCTACATCGGCTGTAACGATCCAGCTAAGCTCACTATGCTGCGCCGTGACATGTTAAGTCAGTTTAAAAATTTGCCGGAAATGGGCGAATACATGCACCGCGACATTTTTAACTTGGCAGAAAAGTACGGTAAAGACGTCTTCCTTTCGATCAATCACCTCGGCACAGATAACCTGCCCAAGTTTTTTGCGCTTAAAGCAAAAGTCGAAACCATACTTAAGCGAATTCCTTTTGTCTCAAAAGATTTACCAGACATTACCCTCTACTGGTTAAGTAAACTCTTCCCGCAACACTTACCTAAGCGAATGCTCGAATATCGCGACAAATACGAGCACCACTTGATCTTAAAGATGAGTGATGACGGTATTGATGAGGCTAAGCAGTATCTTGCTGAGATTTGGTCAAAGCAACAAGAGTGTGAGTACTTTGAATGCAGTGCCGAGGAAGGTAAAAAAGCCCTGCTACATCGCTTTGCCGCCGCGGGTGCCGCGATACGTTATGAAGCGGTACACGCCAAAGAAGTGGAAGATATTTTGGCACTTGATATTGCCCTGCGCCGCAATGATATCGACTGGGTTGAAAAGCTACCTGACGAAATTACTAAAGATATGGTGATGGGTTTGTATTACGGTCACTTTATGTGTCACGTGTTCCACCAAGACTATATTTTCAAAAAAGGCGCCGATACCAAGAAAATCAAATCATTGATGCTAAAACTGCTCACAGAGAAAGGCGCAAAATACCCAGCTGAGCATAATGTTGGGCACCTTTATGAAGCAGAAAAGCAACTGCAAGCCTTCTACCATTCTCTTGATCCAACCAATACCTTTAACCCTGGTATCGGCAAGATGAGCAAGTATAAGCGCAACTGTAGTTGCTGTGGTTAA